The DNA segment GCCGGTCTCGTCGTGGCTGGCCGCTCCCCCACTGCCTTGAGGGCGTGGGAGGTACCCCCATCCCCGCGCCCCTTGGCGGTGGCCGTAGGCCGTCCCGGTGGCTCAGACGGCCCCGTGGGGCCGACCCGCGTGGGCTCGCGCGATCTCGGGCCAGGACTTCGGCTGCGGGACCGCATGCGACCCCGCGAAGCCCATCGCCCGCACCGCGGGCGCCGCCGGCTTCTGCGGCTGGTACAGCCACGTGTCGAAGAGGTCCGCGAGCGGCTTGCCGGACACGCGCTCGGCGTACTTCACGAAGTCGGCCACCTTCGCGTTGCCGTACGCGTGCTCCTTCGGCCACCCCTTGAGTATCGCGAAGAACGCGTCGTCGCCTATCGCGTTGCGCAGGGCCTGGAGCGCCAGCGCCCCCCGGTCGTAGACCGCGTCGTCGAACTGGTGCTCAGCACCGGGGTCGCCGGGGGCGACGGTCCAGAACGGGTCGTCCGCCGGGTGCTGGGCGTACACGTAGTCCGCCAGCTCCTGGGCCGTCCCCTCGCCCTCCTTCTCCGACCAGAGCCATTCGGCGTACGAGGCGAATCCCTCGTTCAGCCAGATGTCCGCCCACCCGTGGACCGACACGTCGTCGCCGTACCACTGGTGCGCCAGCTCGTGCACGACCACGGAGACGTTCGAGCCCTTGGCGAAGAACTTGGGGCTGTAGAACGGACGGGTCTGCGTCTCCAGGGCGAAACCGCTGGTCACATCCGGGACGTAGCCGCCGACGGCGTTGAAGGGGTAGGGGCCGAAGACGCCTTCCAGGAACTCCACGGCCTCGGTGGTCCGCCCCACGGAGGCCCGCGCCGCGGCCTTCGTGGCCGGGTCCAGGTTCTTGCCGTAGGCGTTGATCACGGGCAGCCCGTTCGCGGTCGTGCCCGTCTCGACGTCGAACTTCCCGACCGCGAGGGTCGCCAGGTAGGTGGCCTGGGGCTTGTCGGAGCGCCAGTTGTAGCGGGTCCAGCCGAGCTGCGAGGTGGTCGAGGTGAGCACACCGTTGGAGATCGCCTGGGTGCCGTCGGGCACCGCGACCGACACGTCGTACGTGGCCTTGTCGAGCGGGTGGTCGTTGGAGGGGAACCACCACGCCGCCGACTCCGGCTCGTTCGCCGCGACCCCTCCGTCCGCGGTGCGCGTCCAGGAGGTGAAGCCGAAGAGCTTCACCTTCGACGGCTGGCCGGAGTAGCGCACCACGACCGTGATCGGGGTGCCCTTCGGCAGCCCCGCGACCGGGGTGATCTGGAGCTCCTCGTCGCCGGTGGTGGTGAAGGCGGCCTTGATGCCGTTGACGCGCACCTCGCTGACCTTGAGGCCGAAGTCGAGGTCGAAGCGGGACAGGTCCTGCGTGGTGGTGGCGAGGATGGTCGCCGTCCCGTCCAGCTGGTCCGTCTCGGGCTGGTACTTCAGGCGGAGGTCGTAGTGCGAGACGTCGTAACCGCCGTTGCCGTAGACCGGGTAGTAGGGATCGCCGATACCCGGGGCGCCGGGCGTGTAGCTGGCCGCCGACGCCGGGATCGCCAGCATCAGGGAGACCGCCAGAGCGCCCGGGACGATGAGTCTGCGGTACACGAAAGCTCCAAGTCGTAGAGGGGCCAGGTCTGTTGAATCCGACCTTATTGAGCCCTGAACAACCGGTCATGTCCATGGCCCCATATGTCACAAGCCCGCCATACGCAGGCCACAGGCCCAGAAAACCGCTGCGCCCCAGGTATCCCAGGGAGCGCGGCCGGGACCCTGGGCGGGCGGCCCGAGGGGTTCCGGGCCGCGGTACCTCCCGCCGGTGGGCGCGGCTGCGCGGCCACCGCCGCACGGGATGTGCCCAGGACGCTGTCCCTGGACCGGGGGCCGGGAAGAAACAGGCGGAAACCATGCCGCCGCGGTCGCTAGGATCGACCTTCTGATGACTGCGACCCTCCTCGCCAAGGACCTCGCCGCGGGCCACGGCGACCGTTCCCTCTTCGCCGGGCTCGACCTCGTCGTCGCCCCCGGCGACGTGATCGGCCTGGTCGGCGCCAACGGCGCCGGCAAATCGACCCTGCTGCGCCTGCTCGCCGGCCTGGACACACCCGAGCAGGGCGAGCTCCGCCTGTCACCGCCCACCGCCACGGTGGGCCACCTGCCCCAGGAGCCCGACCGCCGCCCCGGCGAGAGCGTCCGCGCCTTCCTCGCCCGCCGCACCGGCGTGG comes from the Streptomyces sp. TS71-3 genome and includes:
- a CDS encoding M1 family metallopeptidase, translating into MYRRLIVPGALAVSLMLAIPASAASYTPGAPGIGDPYYPVYGNGGYDVSHYDLRLKYQPETDQLDGTATILATTTQDLSRFDLDFGLKVSEVRVNGIKAAFTTTGDEELQITPVAGLPKGTPITVVVRYSGQPSKVKLFGFTSWTRTADGGVAANEPESAAWWFPSNDHPLDKATYDVSVAVPDGTQAISNGVLTSTTSQLGWTRYNWRSDKPQATYLATLAVGKFDVETGTTANGLPVINAYGKNLDPATKAAARASVGRTTEAVEFLEGVFGPYPFNAVGGYVPDVTSGFALETQTRPFYSPKFFAKGSNVSVVVHELAHQWYGDDVSVHGWADIWLNEGFASYAEWLWSEKEGEGTAQELADYVYAQHPADDPFWTVAPGDPGAEHQFDDAVYDRGALALQALRNAIGDDAFFAILKGWPKEHAYGNAKVADFVKYAERVSGKPLADLFDTWLYQPQKPAAPAVRAMGFAGSHAVPQPKSWPEIARAHAGRPHGAV